Proteins found in one Halobaculum sp. MBLA0147 genomic segment:
- a CDS encoding DUF63 family protein: MSVLVAASSAVVSTPGSAPLQLLPAGFSVPPLPYTLALIAGVLAVAGGLYRLDPPYGERHVLAVVPWMVTGSASHVLYVVDAVPAAVAPLFGTPSVYVTTAVVGGAVWLAAAALDAPVPRTLAVAGTATATAAVGATLLGTPAPDPLLPALGLLVGGTLGLVTARVLDAASTAVGVAGRAATLAVVAHGVDGVTTAVGVDLLGFGERTPLSAAILELAAGLPTASLLGSGWLFVLVKLAVASLAVVAVAPTVHESPPQGYALLTLVAAVGLGPGVHNALLFTVA, from the coding sequence GTGTCCGTGCTCGTCGCCGCCTCGTCTGCCGTCGTCTCGACACCCGGCTCCGCACCGCTCCAGCTCCTCCCCGCGGGGTTCTCCGTCCCGCCGCTCCCGTACACACTCGCCCTGATCGCCGGTGTCCTCGCCGTCGCCGGCGGGCTCTACCGACTCGACCCGCCGTACGGCGAGCGCCACGTGCTCGCGGTGGTCCCGTGGATGGTGACGGGCTCGGCGAGTCACGTGTTGTACGTCGTCGACGCCGTCCCGGCGGCCGTCGCACCCCTGTTCGGGACGCCGTCCGTCTACGTCACGACGGCCGTCGTCGGCGGCGCGGTGTGGCTCGCTGCGGCCGCACTCGACGCCCCCGTCCCGCGGACGCTGGCCGTCGCCGGGACAGCGACGGCGACCGCCGCAGTCGGGGCCACGCTACTCGGGACACCTGCGCCGGACCCGCTGCTCCCCGCACTCGGACTCCTCGTCGGGGGGACACTCGGCCTCGTCACGGCGCGCGTGCTCGACGCCGCCTCGACCGCGGTCGGCGTCGCCGGCCGGGCGGCGACACTCGCCGTCGTCGCGCACGGCGTCGACGGGGTGACGACCGCCGTCGGCGTCGACCTGCTCGGGTTCGGCGAGCGCACGCCGCTGTCGGCGGCGATCCTGGAACTCGCAGCCGGGCTCCCGACCGCGAGCCTGCTCGGCTCCGGGTGGCTGTTCGTCCTCGTGAAACTCGCCGTCGCGTCGCTGGCGGTCGTCGCCGTCGCGCCGACCGTCCACGAGAGCCCCCCTCAGGGGTACGCACTCCTGACACTCGTCGCCGCCGTCGGGCTCGGGCCGGGCGTCCACAACGCGTTACTGTTCACCGTCGCCTGA